In one Poecilia reticulata strain Guanapo linkage group LG8, Guppy_female_1.0+MT, whole genome shotgun sequence genomic region, the following are encoded:
- the LOC103468901 gene encoding GTPase IMAP family member 8-like, whose protein sequence is MAKSKLSIWDSLGASQLQIVLLGGRNCGKNFLGNLILGKEEFVTKERTSSSRRLGAVAGLWLTVVDTPGWWCDSSAQDTSSLVKREIITSVSLCSPGPHAFLITVKASSVFSERRRRAVEEHVTLLGEGAWGHCIVIFTFAYRFQHTHPEECVERGGEALRWLAEKCGRRCHSVVLNDDGDVAELLVTVQKLAAENGGRVFEVQEKVLQKTAEEKRGAAEKAQLRFLRMKRQRSLLREKLRPVTTIRLVLLGAKGSGKTSALNTILGRGNSRRLSRTAQCRVGDAVVFGRQVTAVDTPGWWMNYFCNETPLFDQREMVLSLSLCPPGPHLFLLVIRADRAFTETHRRAAQEHLELISEWVWARTILLFTFGDWLGDTTTENFIESEGEPLRWLVEKCSNRYHVLNNKTKGDGFQVRELIGKIEEAMTCGCDGSWHYEIERRELEEMKRWMKEEAERADDRRRRKEKQRLVAKSELENLAPLRELRLILVGGRKGGKSSCGNTILNRHDFPTNSQTASCCENQCRIEGKTVSVLDTPGCFPVAPDILRTPSAFLLVVNVSSSFTALHREAIEEQLDAGGDQLWSRTVVLFSHGDWLGDTNLERRIESEGEPLRRLVERCGNWYHVLDNKNQGDAAQVRELIQLVEEMLATERRVCKDDQLWRRVGSAGEQQNNVMLRRRIPRKQMSRRNRLSLDSAESGSSSSHPEELNPTQVVAFPARRARRQSGFVFPERRSLVFLSVLKRSWSTIELPLRFPSPHSLMLSPRQQTMLLVSYQSPSSCSSEENLVSVRSLCHPALRERALRRMCESGGLQALIDQWGHSSLEELESFIDSYFEMVWERTVGSFQASESEPPEDAVEDAASRDAGGEELLLSIDRKLTRLELLDEIRRDLAEVKRNLERNT, encoded by the exons ATGGCAAAAAGCAAGCTTTCAATAT GGGATTCGCTGGGAGCGTCACAGCTACAGATTGTCCTTCTTGGAGGAAGGAACTGTGGGAAGAACTTCCTGGGGAACCTGATCCTTGGGAAAGAGGAGTTTGTAACCAAGGAGAGGACTTCTTCCTCTCGGAGGCTGGGAGCGGTGGCCGGGCTCTGGCTCACGGTGGTGGACACCCCCGGCTGGTGGTGCGACTCCAGCGCTCAGGACACCTCCAGCCTGGTGAAGAGGGAGATCATAACCAGCGTCTCCTTGTGCTCTCCGGGCCCTCACGCCTTTCTGATCACGGTGAAGGCGAGCTCAGTCTTCTCGGAGAGGCGCCGGAGGGCCGTGGAGGAGCACGTGACCCTGCTGGGCGAGGGGGCGTGGGGTCACTGCATCGTCATCTTCACCTTCGCTTACAGGTTCCAGCACACACACCCAGAGGAGTGTGTGGAAAGAGGCGGGGAGGCCCTGCGCTGGCTGGCTGAGAAGTGCGGCCGGAGGTGTCACAGCGTCGTCCTGAACGATGACGGCGACGTAGCGGAGCTGCTGGTGACGGTGCAGAAACTGGCTGCAGAAAACGGAGGCCGAGTGTTCGAGGTGCAGGAAAAGGTTTTGCAGAAAACAGcggaggagaagagaggagcAGCCGAGAAGGCCCAGCTGAGGTTTCTGAGAATGAAACGGCAAAGATCCCTCCTGAGGG AGAAGTTAAGGCCGGTCACCACCATCCGCCTTGTGCTGCTCGGGGCGAAGGGTTCAGGAAAGACTTCAGCTCTGAACACCATCCTGGGCAGAGGAAACAGCAGAAGACTCAGCAGAACTGCTCAGTGTCGGGTTGGAGACGCTGTGGTGTTTGGCAGACAGGTGACCGCCGTGGACACACCGGGCTGGTGGATGAACTACTTCTGCAACGAGACTCCCCTCTTCGACCAGAGGGAGATGGTGCTAAGCTTGTCCCTGTGTCCTCCGGGGCCTCACCTCTTCCTGCTGGTGATCCGAGCGGACCGAGCTTTCACGGAGACCCACAGGAGAGCGGCGCAAGAACACCTGGAGCTCATCAGCGAGTGGGTCTGGGCTCGCACCATCCTGCTGTTCACCTTCGGGGACTGGCTGGGCGACACCACCACCGAGAACTTCATCGAGAGCGAGGGAGAGCCTCTGCGGTGGCTCGTGGAGAAATGCTCCAACCGGTACCACGTTCTgaacaacaaaaccaaaggaGATGGGTTTCAGGTGAGAGAACTGATCGGGAAGATTGAGGAGGCGATGACGTGTGGCTGCGACGGGAGCTGGCATTACGAAATAGAGAGGAGAGAGTTGGAAGAAATGAAGAGGTGGATGAAGGAAGAGGCGGAGAGAGCCGACGACCGgcggaggaggaaggagaaacaGAGGCTGGTGGCAAAGTCTGAGCTGG AGAATCTGGCTCCTCTGCGAGAGCTGAGGCTGATTCTAGTTGGTGGCAGGAAAGGAGGGAAGAGCTCCTGTGGAAACACGATCCTCAACAGACACGACTTTCCCACCAACAGCCAAACCGCCTCCTGCTGTGAAAACCAGTGCAGAATCGAAGGAAAGACCGTCTCTGTGCTGGACACTCCGGGTTGTTTCCCCGTAGCCCCAGACATCCTGAGGACTCCTTCGGCCTTCCTGTTAGTCGTCAACGTGAGCTCCTCGTTCACGGCTCTCCACCGGGAAGCCATTGAGGAGCAGCTGGATGCCGGGGGAGACCAGCTGTGGAGCAGAACCGTGGTGCTGTTCAGCCACGGCGACTGGCTGGGAGACACGAACCTGGAGCGACGCATCGAGAGCGAAGGAGAGCCGCTGAGGAGGCTGGTGGAGCGCTGCGGGAACTGGTACCACGTTCTGGACAACAAGAACCAGGGAGACGCGGCGCAGGTCCGGGAGCTCATCCAGCTGGTGGAGGAGATGCTGGCCACAGAGAGGCGGGTTTGTAAAGATGACCAGCTGTGGAGGCGGGTCGGTTCTGCAGGGGAGCAGCAGAATAACGTGATGCTGCGCAGGAGGATTCCAAGGAAACAGATGAGCAGAAGAAACCGACTGTCTCTAGACT cGGCTGAATCTGGATCCTCCTCGTCTCATCCAGAGGAGTTAAACCCAACGCAGGTTGTGGCTTTCCCAGCCAGAAGAGCGAGAAGGCAGTCTGGGTTTGTGTTTCCGGAGCGGAGGAGCTTGGTGTTCCTGTCTGTGCTCAAGCGGAGCTGGTCGACGATAGAGTTACCGCTCAGGTTCCCTTCCCCTCACAGCCTCATGCTCTCACCACGGCAGCAAACGATGCTTCTGGTTTCATACCAGAGTCCGTCCAGCTGTTCCTCAGAGGAAAACCTCGTTAGCGTCCGTTCTCTCTGCCACCCGGCGCTGAGAGAGCGCGCTCTCCGCAGGATGTGCGAGTCCGGCGGCCTGCAGGCTCTGATCGACCAGTGGGGCCACAGCagcctggaggagctggagtcCTTCATCGACTCGTACTTTGAGATGGTGTGGGAGCGAACCGTGGGCTCGTTTCAGGCCTCCGAGTCCGAGCCTCCGGAGGACGCCGTGGAGGACGCGGCCAGCAGGGATGCTGGAGGAGAGGAGCTGCTGTTATCCATCGACAGGAAGCTGACGAGGCTGGAGCTGCTGGATGAGATCCGCAGGGATTTGGCAGAAGTGAAGAGGAACCTGGAGCGCAACACATGA
- the LOC108166467 gene encoding putative cyclin-dependent serine/threonine-protein kinase DDB_G0272797/DDB_G0274007 — MRQQEVQHLQEVIRHQEALLRHHEVQRQQDIKLRQQKVQHQQEVIRQQEALLRHQEVQHQQDIKLRQQEVQHQQEVICQLEIQLQAARKAKRKAMQEAERELKLKRLEDQQHLKSGKNNSHKSKRKPPGSTPSSPDSMSVDDFIRLMTEDEPTLPGFCPFAI; from the exons ATGCGCCAGCAGGAAGTTCAACACCTGCAGGAGGTCATACGCCACCAGGAGGCTCTCCTACGCCAC CATGAGGTTCAACGCCAGCAGGACATTAAACTACGCCAACAGAAAGTTCAACACCAGCAGGAGGTCATACGCCAGCAGGAGGCTCTCCTACGCCACCAGGAGGTTCAACACCAGCAGGACATTAAACTACGCCAACAGGAAGTTCAACACCAGCAGGAGGTGATATGCCAGCTGGAGATCCAGTTGCAGGCCGCGCGAAAGGCCAAACGAAAGGCCATGCAGGAGGCTGAGAGGGAGCTCAAGCTTAAACGTCTTGAAGATCAACAACATTTGAAGTCTGGAAAGAATAATTCACACAAatcaaaaag GAAACCTCCAGGATCGACTCCTTCATCACCTGATAGCATGTCGGTTGATGACTTCATCCGCTTAATGACTGAGGATGAACC gaCCCTACCAGGATTTTGTCCCTTTGCCATCTGA
- the LOC108166466 gene encoding zinc finger protein 853-like isoform X1, translated as MFRSPAGSDSPLSAHSNRSADINLDFNNQRPTPFESFRRTYEELLQRQQEIMRQQEAQRQQEVQLRQQEVLLRQQEVQLQQEVQRQHEAQRQQEVQLRQQEVQLRQQEVQLRQQEVQLRQQEVQYQHKVQRQQEVQRQQEVQRQQEVIRHQKDLLRQQVIQLQAKRKAKQETERELKFKRLKDQQHLKSGNNNSHKSERKPPELIYSLSEVELSDLSCSLFEDEPTLPGLVSSSSSEVESSDPSEDKDKQNDQK; from the exons atgtttagGAGCCCTGCAGGATCAGACTCTCCTTTATCTGCACATAGCAACAGGTCAGCAGACATCAACCTGGACTTTAATAATCAGCGTCCAACTCCATTTGA GAGTTTTAGAAGGACCTATGAGGAGCTCCTCCAACGCCAGCAGGAGATCATGCGCCAGCAGGAGGCTCAACGCCAGCAGGAGGTTCAACTACGCCAGCAGGAGGTTCTTCTACGCCAGCAGGAGGTTCAACTCCAGCAGGAGGTTCAACGCCAGCACGAGGCTCAACGCCAGCAGGAGGTTCAACTACGCCAGCAGGAGGTTCAACTACGCCAGCAGGAGGTTCAACTACGGCAGCAGGAGGTTCAACTACGGCAGCAGGAGGTTCAATACCAGCATAAGGTTCAACGCCAGCAGGAGGTTCAACGCCAGCAGGAGGTTCAACGCCAGCAGGAGGTGATACGCCACCAGAAGGATCTCCTACGCCA GCAGGTGATCCAGTTGCAGGCCAAGCGAAAGGCCAAGCAGGAGACCGAGAGGGAGCTCAAGTTTAAACGTCTTAAAGATCAACAACATTTGAAGTCTGGAAACAATAATTCACACAAATCAGaaag GAAACCTCCAGAATTGATTTATTCATTATCTGAGGTTGAGTTGTCGGACCTCAGCTGCTCACTGTTCGAGGATGAACC gACCCTACCAGGATTGGTCTCTTCTTCGTCATCTGAGGTCGAGTCGTCGGATCCATCTGAGGACAAGGACAAACA AAACGATCAAAAGTGA
- the LOC108166466 gene encoding golgin subfamily A member 6-like protein 2 isoform X2, with amino-acid sequence MFRSPAGSDSPLSAHSNRSADINLDFNNQRPTPFESFRRTYEELLQRQQEIMRQQEAQRQQEVQLRQQEVQLRQQEVQLRQQEVQLRQQEVQLRQQEVQYQHKVQRQQEVQRQQEVQRQQEVIRHQKDLLRQQVIQLQAKRKAKQETERELKFKRLKDQQHLKSGNNNSHKSERKPPELIYSLSEVELSDLSCSLFEDEPTLPGLVSSSSSEVESSDPSEDKDKQNDQK; translated from the exons atgtttagGAGCCCTGCAGGATCAGACTCTCCTTTATCTGCACATAGCAACAGGTCAGCAGACATCAACCTGGACTTTAATAATCAGCGTCCAACTCCATTTGA GAGTTTTAGAAGGACCTATGAGGAGCTCCTCCAACGCCAGCAGGAGATCATGCGCCAGCAGGAGGCTCAACGCCAGCAGGAGGTTCAACTACGCCAGCAGGAG GTTCAACTACGCCAGCAGGAGGTTCAACTACGCCAGCAGGAGGTTCAACTACGGCAGCAGGAGGTTCAACTACGGCAGCAGGAGGTTCAATACCAGCATAAGGTTCAACGCCAGCAGGAGGTTCAACGCCAGCAGGAGGTTCAACGCCAGCAGGAGGTGATACGCCACCAGAAGGATCTCCTACGCCA GCAGGTGATCCAGTTGCAGGCCAAGCGAAAGGCCAAGCAGGAGACCGAGAGGGAGCTCAAGTTTAAACGTCTTAAAGATCAACAACATTTGAAGTCTGGAAACAATAATTCACACAAATCAGaaag GAAACCTCCAGAATTGATTTATTCATTATCTGAGGTTGAGTTGTCGGACCTCAGCTGCTCACTGTTCGAGGATGAACC gACCCTACCAGGATTGGTCTCTTCTTCGTCATCTGAGGTCGAGTCGTCGGATCCATCTGAGGACAAGGACAAACA AAACGATCAAAAGTGA